In a genomic window of Punica granatum isolate Tunisia-2019 chromosome 6, ASM765513v2, whole genome shotgun sequence:
- the LOC116211845 gene encoding E3 ubiquitin-protein ligase RHA2A-like translates to MGLQSQLNDVASDSIPLLLLSLIAACFGHLRSSLSALLHSLGLPRSSQPIRLDDPLLASRGSCLAGLVALTDQLNLNRALSHRFSSSSSSAAAAATSSSSPSDQHLCIVCLSSLRDGDYVRRLPCRHVFHKACFDGWLDCRNYSCPLCRAPLAPPERVDCTAPRVGAALVSWFSPR, encoded by the coding sequence ATGGGTCTGCAGAGCCAATTGAACGACGTCGCGTCCGACTCCATCCCCTTGCTGCTCCTCTCCCTCATCGCCGCCTGCTTCGGCCACCTCCGATCCTCCCTCTCCGCCCTCCTCCACTCCCTAGGCCTCCCCCGTTCCTCCCAGCCCATCCGCCTCGACGACCCCCTCCTCGCCTCCCGCGGCTCCTGCCTCGCCGGCCTCGTCGCCCTCACCGACCAGCTCAACCTCAACCGCGCCCTCTCCCACCGCTTCTCCTCCTCGTCCtcctccgccgccgccgccgccacaTCATCGTCGTCTCCCTCGGATCAGCACCTCTGCATCGTCTGCCTCAGCTCCCTCAGGGACGGGGACTACGTGCGCAGGCTCCCCTGCCGCCACGTGTTCCACAAGGCCTGCTTCGACGGCTGGCTCGACTGCCGGAACTACAGCTGCCCCCTCTGCCGGGCTCCCCTGGCTCCCCCCGAGCGCGTGGATTGCACCGCCCCGCGCGTGGGTGCCGCGCTCGTCTCCTGGTTCTCACCGCGATGA